The following nucleotide sequence is from Gasterosteus aculeatus chromosome 5, fGasAcu3.hap1.1, whole genome shotgun sequence.
GTATAACAGGTGTAGTGCAGCAGCTCCTGGCGCCGTTTCCACACTTAGGGAAGTCAATTTCCCCCTCTCGGCTGCTCCGATTCAATGTCAAAGTGTGAAACCGAAAGCTGTTGGCAGCATAATTCACCGGCAGTATCTTTTCGGCAGCTGTTTGGCAGCTCCGAGGCGCTGACGGACTCTTCCATGTTCATCCCAGCGAAGACGCTTTCTGCTGCACTGTCCAATGGGAGGGTTTAGTTCTTCTCAATATCCTTTTGTGCCAAATCACCTTGATCGGGCACGCTCTTTTTGATTTGACTGCGTCTCACTGCACTGCCATTTGGTATCGCTCTGATACTTTTAGGATGGAGCTCCAGCTGGCTCATTGCATGACGCTACCCGGCTGTCAATGAGATGAATTAGTAGCTGAACTTGAATAGTGCAGACTGCCTTCTTACTTGAACCTCAAGGACGCAAAGGAGAGACATATCCTGCATCAGAGACTTCACCAACAGCAATATGCTTTGTGAATAATGGTTTTGAATCTGATTGCATGGTTGTTTCTCTCCGTTCCTCTGTGATGTTTGAGAGGTAGAGACGAAGGCAAATAGGAGGAAGGATGAGAACGGAGACCAGATGGGGGCTGGGTGGCAGGCCTTAGTCGTGATCTCAGTCTCTGATTAAAACCACGTGACTCTTCCTCTCATGGCAagttgagaggaggaggacgacagcTGGCCCGAGCTGTGAGTGCCACCTGGTGGAGATTCTCAGTTCTTGTTTCCATGTGTCTGCCAGGAGTTGGAGAAGCCCAGTCCCCCTCAGAAACCCCTCCCTGCCGATCCAAGGATCTCGCGTCTGGTCCGCAGTCCCTCTGCGGTGCAAAGGCCCTCTCCTGTTTGTGGCCCCGCACCGGCACCTGGCGCGCCCAGGCCCGAGCGCCCCGTCCCAGACGCCAACAGGTGAGTTCCCAAGCGTCTACcacattcatttaataaaataacgCCGAGGCTGGTATCACTTACTGAAACGTAACATTGCTTCACTCTTCTCCCTTCCTCTAGACCCGGTCCCAAGCAACCACCAACACTACCAAAGCCTTGCATCATTGCCAACGTCAAATACAGCAGCTGAGGGGATGAGGGGACGGCCGGGACGATGTTGTGACGACACACTACAAAAGAATTTGCACTATGAGAACTATGAAAACCTTAAAATGTGGCGGCTTCTTTGAGCATCAGGAGATCCGCCGTGTCCCTTTGGTGCTCTTTCCCTGAATGGTGCTACGAGTCTGTGCTCAGGTACATGTAAAGTATTTATCTTCTGTATTTATTGCCATGCAGTATCTTGTCTACTACGCAGTGGCAACgccgcattttttttttattcgtaGCTTGCGTCGGTTTGACCATTTTCTCTGCGCCTCGTCGACTGCTAGGAggttaaaacatttttgaaaaaaagccaACTTGTGAAATTCTGTTGGCAGACcatatgaaatgtgttttaatgaggGGAACCCTTTACatggtgtgttttttctgtataTTACAGAAGGAAGAGGCTGGGGGGGTGAATAGTGTTGTGCAATGACAGATGAGAACAACACTTGTTGTTCACGTGGAACTTAATGTTTATCAAAGGGGGTATGCTCTCCGTTGCACCTTAGCCTCAATCCGACGAGGCTCGAAATAACCAGAGAGGAATAAAAAGTTGCGTTACTGCAACTGGAGAAGAGGGGGACTGAAGTCTTGTTTCTTCTGCATTTGTATTTCGCGAAGGCAACCTGTCGATTTGGAAAATGTCACAGGTTTTCCTTAACAAGACCCAAGAGGCTCGGGGAAGGGATCTGGGTTCCGAGGTACGGACTTGACGTGGATCCTGGAAGCGTTCATTTGTCGGAGGGAGAGCGGATGTCTCTGAAATATCGCTCTGCTGAAAGGTCACGCGTGCTTTGGAGCATTTCCTTGTGTGCCTCTCTGGACCgaggactctgtgtgtgtgaaacccTGTGAATGAATCCCAGAGGACTTCCACCAAGACACGTCATGGCAGGCGTCATGGAGGCACTCGCATCAGCCCGGGTCAGGCTGAGGTGTTCATGTGTGGACCGACTTGTTTGACAAGGGCGCATTTCAATTTCTGCCACTGAAATGAAGTGTCGtcattttcaattatttttaacttgaagtttgtttgttttttaaagccaatATAACCGATCCTACATGCATTGTATTTGTGGTAACTGAAAATGTTTGCATATACATTCACACAGCTTAAGCACAGCTCTCGTTCACAAATGTTTAGGCTTAAAGGTGACTTTGAATTTTTGTTACTTTTGATACAAGTATCTTTTTAATAATGCATTAGATTTAAATGCAGTGCTTTGTTTACTTTGCTTTTTCAATGCTATGTGTTCATGTACTGTACTAATACACGTTATTTGAGTCCTGTCACCTGACTGTGTTATTGCCATgtgttccttttattttatgtcGTGTTACAGGTGAACACATATccaggaggatttttttttttttttaatataatgatTGTTTGATACATCATATGTAAAGAAAACACTTACGTGTCTGGTGTTTTAGTAAAACCGTTTTGCAAAGACTTTTTTAtcatcaatcttttttttttcccacagcaAGAAAACAACAGTATTATTTCTATATAAAAGCTCTTAGAAAACAGCCTGCATACTTTACTCCTCCCTCAGACTGATTTTAAAGATACTAGATTTTCATCCAACTTTGTGTCTGCAAAAGTTTTCCATCAAAAGCCTGCAGTATCTGTgtaattcaacatttttttggTTATAAGATTTGAAATGGCTTGATGACCATTGAACTGATGAGAAATAAGCTGGTCCACGCAATAACAAGGACACGCTGATTTGAGGATCAGCCAACATTGTTTAGTGACAAGGTTAAAGCTGCGGactgattttttttgtcattaacaGGGAAGGAGCTTCAATGCAAAGGCCAAAagcaaaagaataaaaataacgGCACATCTACTAAATCTAGGTTTCCCAAAAGCTGAGTTAAATGACTAAGATTCGGTGTGATTAACATAACAGTTTGTTCTTAGTAATTAGCAGAGATGTTTACAGACTCCGCAGTTGAGACATTTAGTCTGGTTTAATGATTAAGTCTGAGATAAATTCATGATCACAACTGATGATCGTGAAGGTGTAGCCTTCAGCATAGAATGAATGAATATCACCAATACATTcacatctaaaaataaaaaaattacaaCGGAGCCTAAATTTTTATTAGCcccattttaaaaacaaaaagttgttGTATCCATCAGTGTTATTTCCCTATAATTATGAATTTATGTTACtatctcatttaaaaaatattcaaatatacaGGTATGTAGAACGTAATTATGGGGAGTAAAAACTGAAAACTGGTAAATCTGGTAAATGGTACTGGTTTATTTTAAGCTGCAGGAATGTGCTTCCACACAAACTGAAACCTTCTGGTCCTCGTGCGCACTTTTTAATAAGCATTTTTAAAACCTCTGTAAACACAGAACGGGATACTTTGATCTGATATTAGCGTCACGGTCCTTTGCCCGTGCGTATTTGGGATAATCGGGAGATTATGACCGCACTGCTCGCTCGCTTTTGAATGTGAAGCCCTGAGCAAATCAAAACACGTGCGCAGCCACGCCGGAGAGAAATTACGCACCGGGTGCGCACTTCGCGCCGGACCGCCTCTACCAGAACTACCTGCCACTCTTAACAGCTTCATAAATATAGTTTTAGCTATTAAGAAACCGGGAGCAAGCCCCTCATATATCATAGGATTCGTCCAAGTTCACGAAACGGATTATCTTTTTAATCGTTCCGATGGAACAATAGAAGAAAACGAAATGGAGCCGTAGCTGGAGCGGTAGGGAACCCATGTGTGGACCCCTCGTTATATGCGTCATGTCTGATGGAGGGATTCCCGGCGAGCCAAACACTCGCCCGGAAAGCGAGGAATGCCCCGCGGATGATGCGTTTGGCTTCGGAGATGATCTGGAGTTAAATCCATTCGACGGCTTGCCCTTTTCCTCCCGCTACTACGAGCTGCTGCGGGAGAGGCAGACTCTGTCCGTTTGGGAGGCCAGGTGCGAGTTTGAAGAGGCTCTGGTTAACAGCCAACTGGTCGTTGTGTCCGGGACGGCGCAGACTGGGAGGAGCACGCAGGTATGAGATCAATAACACGCACGTTTTTATCCTTTATCAGGGAAAAAGGATGCGGATCTGATGCGGAGTAAAAGTGAATCTCCTCTCAATTCTCTGCTCAGGGACATTTTGAATTCCTTCAGTCTGGACCTTAAATACCAAGCATACCTGAATGTGTATGACTTGAATTAGAGCCCTGCTTCCCTTAATTTGatcaaaaataaaagttgtttACTGCCCAGCATTGCCATCTTTATCTCCTCAACAGTAACGACTTTTGACATGCTATTTGGTTCCTTTtggtttggatttgttttattctctcgcTGTTGACATGTATGGAGATGGCGGCATTGTGGTCAGCCGGTGTGAACAGGCTGCCCAGCTCAGCGGATGCTGTTGTGTCGCCGCCATGGCCGTCCAAGCTTCAGGCGGACAGTCAAGCTTCACAAAGGCTCCAGCGGGGATTTAAGGGGACCTCCTGCTGCCGAGTCCTGATCCGCTGGAGCCGCCTCATGCTGCCAAAGCAATTTTGCATTATTAGCGATAATACCATTGGATAGCTCAcgtctgtttgttttgcaataGAAAAGCTGTTGGTGCCACTCTGATTGAAAGGATGCTCTCCAGCTGAGTCTCtgtgaatcatttttttttttaaagttgagaGATGTTCTCTTTCAGATCCCTCAGTGGTCTGCCGAGTTCTGCCTCTCCGCCAAGTACCAGCACGGCATGGTTGTGTGCACGCAGAGCAGCGCACAGAGCGCCGTGGATCTGGCCTTGCGTGTGGCCGATGAAATGGACGTCAACATAGGCCACGAAGTGGGCTACGCCATCCCTCTGGAGAACTGCTGCTCCTCGGACACTATCCTGAGGTCTGTTTCACAGGCGGCCGTCCAACACCTTTTTAAGAAAACCTGCAAACTCTCATTCAGTCATTATCTGACCTTCTATTTGGttgaacacaaacaccgtttggATCCAAACGTTACGTCAAATATGGCCGCCGTTGCATGCTTTTGCATTTGTGATGGCCATTGACTCCTCGCATGGCTTTCCCCGCTCAGGTACTGCACCGACCATGTGCTGCTGAGAGAGATGATGTCGGACCCTTTTCTGGAGCACTACGGGGTCATCGTCATCGACCAGGCCCACGAGAGGACAGTGAGCACTGACGTACTGCTGGGTCTTCTGAAGGACATCCTGCTGCAGAGGCCTGAGCTCAGAGTGGTGGTCCTCGCCGTCCCGCCCGCCACCGACAAGCTGGTGAGCCACTACCACGGCGTCCCGCTCATCACGCTGGAGGCCTCGCCACCCGCTGAGGACGTCCACAGCAACAGCGGCAACAAGGACTACTTCTTCTCAGCGCTGAGACTGGCGCTGGAGATCCATCGAACcaaagaggagggagacgtTGTCGTGTTTTTGGCCTCCGCCGACGTAAGAAAGATCGCCGCGACGTTTAAGAAGCGATTTTGACGGGACCAAAGGTGGTTGAGCACATGTTCTTTGCTTGCCGTATGTCGTGCAGGAGGTCCGTTGTGCCCACAGCATCCTCCAGAGAGAAGGCACCAGGCTGGGAGCTGAGCTCGGCCAGATGGTCCCTGTGGTGCTGTGCCCCCGGCGGGGAGGGATACCGCCTGGGCCACCGGGCTCCAAGAGGTCCAGGAGGGTTTTCCTCTCTACCAAACAGGGGGAGGATATGTGGTGGGCCACAGAGTCGGTCAACTTCGTCATCGACACAGGAGTCCAGAAGAAGATGGTTCGCTTTTTTTTGCCATCAAATCATATTTGCTTTAAATGAGTAATACAGTGATTGATTAATTggcatgtgattggatcttttCTAGGTGTACAATCCAAGAATAAGAGCCAACTCTGAGGTTCTTCAACCCATCAGTCAATATCAGGCAGACATACGCAGGCGGCTCTGTGGACCAACTGGTGTGTTTGACCGTGTTCTACAGCGGGGCGATGCTTGAACAAATTTCATTTGTTAAATATTATCAGACTCGGGGCTGGTaatcgctctctctccctcttggaATATTTACTATAATAACACTTCATGTAAAACTATAATTAAGTCGCTATTTTACCTTCTGAATTCATTTCCTAGGCAAATGTTTCTGCCTGTATCAAGAAGACGGACAGCTCCCTGCAGAGAACCCGGCACAGATTTTGGAGTCCAACATTACTCCAACTGTCCTTTTCCTAAAAAGGATGGAGATAGCCGGCCTTGGACAGTGCGATTTTATAGAGCGACCAGGTGATGTAGCCTGCTAGTGGACATTGCATTTTATACTGAGGTTGCTGGTTCCCACAGACAACATCGTGCTTCCACCCTGAATCACAGCCAAAGAGGTGCATCCGgagtgggtggtggtggtggagggggagttGGCTGGCCAGAGGAAGCACAAACGAATTTGCCCCTCGTAGCTCTTTGGGCCCAGTCATCCATGATTTAGCTGAGCTGACAGGACTCCGCTACTAACTATTGTCTGAGGCCTAACCGACCCTAACGTGAACAGAACAGGCTAAAAGAGGCCAGCTCATTAACGATTACACAACAAGGTCCCGCTAGGGCAGCAACAGACATGCACAATGAAGAGAAGAGAATGGCCAAATGTGCTGTAATATCGTTATTCTCTTGCAGACTGAAAGGAGAGGTTGCAAAAAAACTCTGATCTGCATCAAGctctatgagaaaatgattgTACTTTTCAATTGATTCATCACCTTAATAACTACAATATATGTTTTTTAGCAGCTACCGTGGTGTCATTTTTGCGTACTACCACTGGGGGGCATTGGGATCCTCCCAATTACGTACATTGGGGTGTTTTCAAATTCCTAATAAAGCATCTTTTAAGTAGGAGTAACTCCCTAAAGATAATACACAGCTCTGTACACTTTGATTTATGGAACCCATGTCATGTCAAACACAAGCCTTTTTGTTCCTTGTTGCAGATCCCGAGGGTCTCATGCAGGCGTTGGAGGAGCTCGATTACCTCGCAGCTTTAGACGACGATGGCAACCTGTCTGAGATTGGCATCATCATGTCTGAGATCCCCCTGGAGCCTCAGATGGCCAAAGCGCTGCTGGCATCTTGCGAGTTTGACTGCGTGAGCGAGATGTTGACAATCGCAGCGATGCTTTCAGGTACCACGTATTCCTGCTTCCACTCGGTGGAAGATTTGTCCCTAATGAGCGAGGATCCTTGTCACTGGTTTTGCAGATTCGTCAGATCGTCGTAGTAGCTTATTCGCAGGTGTACGAAGCTGCGCTTTCTCCCCTGACACAGAACCAGATAGTCTCATCTCAGTCTCATTGGTGATGACCTCATTGTGTGGTTGTCTTTTAGCCACAAGCTGCTTCCTGGAGCCACCTGTTGGTAGAAGCCACGAGGCGGTCCAGTGTCACAGGAAGTTCCAGCACCCTGAAGGCGATCACTTCACCCTCATCAACATCTACAACGCCTTCAAACAAAGCCAGAGAGAACCATGTAGGACTCAGTTGGTGGACAAAATTAATCTGCTTTCTCTGACGTAATATGTTTTCAAGTAGGCTGCAGCTTTTGATGTACTCATTTAAAGGGGACCTTTAGAGAATTGTGCAAGTGCGATAACTAGGTGGTCTACTTCAGGTTTTGCTAATAAGAGACACATTATTTTTGctacattttagttttttgatTTAATCTATGTGCAATGGTGCAGTCTGAGCAGATTTTTATGATTTCCATCCTTTTGCCCTAATTTTGGCTTTGCCAAAATCCTACTTGACTACAGTATGTTTCCTCAGACTTCACTACTGAAAAGTGGTGCCAGGACTATTTCCTCGATCATTCTGCCCTGAAGGAAGCCGAGGCCATTAGATCAGAGTTGACCGAGACCCTAAACAGGATCGAGCTTCCCATCTCTGAGCCCTTCTTCGGAACCAAAACCAACACCCACAACGTCAAAAGAGCTCTGCTGGCCGGTTTCTTCATGCAGGTGTGTGGAAACTAAATATCAATCTTGAGGAAGTCGCCAGTGATTCTACGGtactgactgaaaaaaaaaaatgtattcgtAGATCGCACGAGACGTGGACGGGTCTGGAAACTACTTCATtctgacacacaagcacatggcTCAGATGCATCCTCTGTCCAGCTACGGGCCTCAGTCACACAAGCTGGGGCTGCCGGAGTGGGTCGTTTTCCACGAGTACACCCTGTCCCAGAACAACCACATGAGAACGGTGTCTGAAATCTCTCCACAAGTGTAAGtccaaacacattattattattacattttcatgGATTGTGTTTTTTGCGCACACGCTGGTGTCACAAATATatgtttttgattgtttttgttattgcaaTAAAGATTTCccggggtttttttttatataaagaaacatcaacaatcactttttctcctttttacaaCATAATTTCTGTCACTTTAGGTACATCCAAATGGCTCCCATGTACTTCTTCTACAATCTGCCCACCAGTGAAAGCAAAGACATGCTACAAGACATGTTGAACCCAGAAGGATCCAGAAAACGCGGAGACGGGAAACAAAACGCCTCCACGATCGGCGGCGATGCCAACGCCGGGTGCGCAGTGGTGTCACAGACTTATGACAGATGTGTGATTCAATGATCAACATCGTGAATGGAAATCTCAGCTGCAttcttttcaattatttttaaaaaacgagTCACGGGATAATGTTTGTTAATCGTGGCCCTTATATATTCTGCGGTGTCAGTACATCCCATTTCCGTGATTTCTTGCATCGGATTAAGTTGTGTGCTGCTTTATATTCGCTCTGTCCTCCCTTTTCAACACTGTCTGCAAATGTGAGCAGCGCGACGGCCTTTAGCAGCCTTTATTGAAGGAGCAGCAGATGGATGTCATCTGTTGCTGTACTAAAAATTCCAAACGTCTTGTGCAAGAGGATGCAGATTTAATGAGGTGGTTTGATACACAGCATGTACGAGCTTCTGGAGGATACTTCATTTCATCTGGATTCTTAAGAGTTGGCAGTGCACCTCTTTTTAGGTTAATGAGGTGTGTAAAGTTCAGGTTTCAGACTGAAATTTGTTGACATTAAGAAAGCAAATTCAAGCCATGTAGATGCAATGCTTTTATTAGAGAAGAGATTCCAGAGGTTTATAGAAAGTGCTCCAGAAAAGCACAAGTCCAATCAAGATTTGAACGCGTTTTAATCGAATTTGTATGTGGAATTTGGCTGGGAATCTGGATCCTCTTTCAAATCGACACaattatagatatagatatataattaTACAATTACAAATGGCGTTCTTCCACCAGCTGAGGCTtgactacaaaataaaactttcTATTCACGATACAACAACTGCATGTTTCTGCAGTACGACTGAGCAGGGTATATTAAAGTGAATTTGTACAGTTTGTCAGTGAACAGtttctctaaaatgtattttataaaagTCCCTGCACGGCATGTTCTAAAGCTAAGATTTATAATACACAACTCAAGATTATGCTACCAAAATATTTTCTTCTCCAGTCTCTCAATATAGTAAACCATTTCCATGCCCGAAGGTCTTCAGTGTGCACGGACGTCAGTTTATTGGTTCAGTTCACACAGTTAGATATTCTGTGAGTTTGGTCATGATGGCAGGCATTCTGTCTGCTGGAATCAGCATCACTGTCCTGAAAGGTTTCATGGGGACATCCTCGAATGACCACCTGCCACTCAAACAGGTGTCTGCGTCTTCCTGGACCGAGTAGTGGAACTTCAAGATGGCTTGCTGTAAGGACAACACCCACGATGATTAAATTTGTTAATATCCAAGcgtgaacacaaacaaattactgttttttcttcctAGAAAGTGAAAAAAGACGTAATAATCAAAAAGGTTCAACAGACGGAAGACCATTTTGATTATTACTTCTTTAAGATTAAGTGACCATCTCTGACTTTGCATTTACTTGACGTTACCTCATAGAAGAATTCCTCCTCTGCATTGACAAACAAGTATTCATCTTTGGGAGCTCCTCCTCTGGCTGGAACACTCTTGTTTGCCTCTTTGCACGTCTTGCTGATCATAAGACAAAAGTGACACTTCTCACTGGGCTTGTTTGTCCTCTGAGCATCAGCTAATTCTTCCCTGGAGGAAAAGTAAATTCAGTTAATTTTCTTTCTGGACACGACACGTTTTGAAACCCTAAGGAGGAGGATTTTTAGGGTCAGTTAttccaaatgaaataaaaataaaacagtagTTAACGCTTCTCACTGGAGCTGTTTGTGCAGTGGGAGGGCGATCTGAGGGGGCACGTTGATGAAGCGCTCGCTCACAAGCAGCCCAACAGGCTTGCTGCTGTCATTGAGGATCTGCTCGAGCTGCTCCGTCACACTCTGGGTGGAGTTCTTCTCGCACTGATTCACGACCAGCTCCTTCAACTCTTCCACACATTGCACATCCTGTCGACAGCAAAAAAGGACATCAGAGGAGTACATTTTCTAAATGATCAGATCCCTCAAAAGCCCACTAGTCTGTAGGTTGGAGTGTGCGccaaagggttagggttacctTTCTCTCAGTCAGGTTGAGCAGAGTGATGAAGCCAAATACTTCGTCCGGGTCGTCATCGTCGCTGTCATCTGGCACCTCGGCTTGCTGGAGCAGGGGACAAGAGACAAGTTAACACACGGTAACGAGCTGGAAATTCCCCTGGAAAATGTGGGCTGAGGTTAAAACGCACCTTGATGACACTTCCAACGTGATTCTGTTGAATGATGAGATCTGTCATCTCTGAAGTATTTACATGGGCCTTCAGGAAGAGCTGTATCCAAACGCAACAGAAGTGAGGCCATGCTTACAACATATAACATATGAGCgcgagagaaaaacacacacacatacatatatatatggccTCAGACCTGTTGTAGGAGTCTCTTGACACCATTGAAGTCGTTGACCGAGATGGTGTGGGCTTCAAAGTCAACCATGACCTCCTGgtggcaaaacaaaaacaaagcagggaGTGACGTAAGTTGAGAGCAACACAAAACGCCTGCATGTGGAGAAAGTATTGATTTAAGTACTTCTGTTACACTATTTGGGTAGCTTTAGTTGTTTGATATAATTATCGAATGAGTGAGTCATTTTAGTTTCACTCaagtaacattagtagtagtagtagcagcgtTTTTTGACACGCACTGTAAAATCCTTTACTAGCTACATTAGCCATAATAACCGACGTTAAGTAACACTACCATAGCTACTTAACGTTAAGTCAGTTTGTCCATGTTATTAACACTACGTCACGTTACCTTTAGCCAACAGCTGAGTTGGCTAAAgttagctagctggctagctagctagaaAGGCCATGCGTGGAATTTACGTTCACTgaatcatcttttctttttacctcGTTGATCTCCTCCTCTGACGCATCGCTGTCTTCCTCCCCGGAATCAGCATCCGCC
It contains:
- the dhx32a gene encoding DEAD/H (Asp-Glu-Ala-Asp/His) box polypeptide 32a is translated as MCGPLVICVMSDGGIPGEPNTRPESEECPADDAFGFGDDLELNPFDGLPFSSRYYELLRERQTLSVWEARCEFEEALVNSQLVVVSGTAQTGRSTQIPQWSAEFCLSAKYQHGMVVCTQSSAQSAVDLALRVADEMDVNIGHEVGYAIPLENCCSSDTILRYCTDHVLLREMMSDPFLEHYGVIVIDQAHERTVSTDVLLGLLKDILLQRPELRVVVLAVPPATDKLVSHYHGVPLITLEASPPAEDVHSNSGNKDYFFSALRLALEIHRTKEEGDVVVFLASADEVRCAHSILQREGTRLGAELGQMVPVVLCPRRGGIPPGPPGSKRSRRVFLSTKQGEDMWWATESVNFVIDTGVQKKMVYNPRIRANSEVLQPISQYQADIRRRLCGPTGKCFCLYQEDGQLPAENPAQILESNITPTVLFLKRMEIAGLGQCDFIERPDPEGLMQALEELDYLAALDDDGNLSEIGIIMSEIPLEPQMAKALLASCEFDCVSEMLTIAAMLSATSCFLEPPVGRSHEAVQCHRKFQHPEGDHFTLINIYNAFKQSQREPYFTTEKWCQDYFLDHSALKEAEAIRSELTETLNRIELPISEPFFGTKTNTHNVKRALLAGFFMQIARDVDGSGNYFILTHKHMAQMHPLSSYGPQSHKLGLPEWVVFHEYTLSQNNHMRTVSEISPQVYIQMAPMYFFYNLPTSESKDMLQDMLNPEGSRKRGDGKQNASTIGGDANAGCAVVSQTYDRCVIQ
- the bccip gene encoding protein BCCIP homolog, with protein sequence MASSAKRRAVGLAENPEERQNSSDENSEADADSGEEDSDASEEEINEEVMVDFEAHTISVNDFNGVKRLLQQLFLKAHVNTSEMTDLIIQQNHVGSVIKQAEVPDDSDDDDPDEVFGFITLLNLTERKDVQCVEELKELVVNQCEKNSTQSVTEQLEQILNDSSKPVGLLVSERFINVPPQIALPLHKQLQEELADAQRTNKPSEKCHFCLMISKTCKEANKSVPARGGAPKDEYLFVNAEEEFFYEQAILKFHYSVQEDADTCLSGRWSFEDVPMKPFRTVMLIPADRMPAIMTKLTEYLTV